From the genome of bacterium:
TTAGCCGCCTCAAGCAAATCTCGCTGTCCGCGGAGATAGGTTTCTCCCAGATAAATGTGCTCTCCGTAACCTCTTTACTTTCATTTATCAAAACTCCGACAGATTCAAATCCATGCTCAGTATCACCTATAGCCTCGAAGAACCGAGATATGAGAGTTTTGTTGTTATGATGTTTTAACGTTATGGTTTTGGTGCCAGAAAGTGGCTTTTTCTCGTTGACTGTTGCTTGAAAACGGATTATTCGCGCGTAAACTGCATCAACGAGCACTTCTCCCGTAGAACCATCGTGCCAGACTATTTTCCAGGTGAAGGGCGAAATATCAAATTTTCCGGCAAGCTCACTGACCGAATCGCTGGGAAAATAAATTCTTAAAGCATTGTAGATTTTATTCTCCACAAGGCGTGGCTTCTCAAACTTTGAATCGATGGGGTAAGTGAATCTCAGCGCATCAAGTGCCTTTGATATGGCTTGCTTTCGAGTTATGAGCGTATTTCTAATATCCGAAGGTCTGAAAATCAGGAACGAAACGACTATCCCGGCGATTCCAAGAAACAAGCAAAATCGAGCGAAACGGTCTTTCCTATTCGCCATAAAGTTTAGTCTTGTTTATCACCACTCATGGTCAGGGCAACCACAATTTCCCTTTTGCTGCTGCTAATGCAGCGGTTACGGGGCTTGCAAGGTATGTTTGTCCCGCGCCCTGCTTTCCTCTGAAGTTACGGTTTCCAGTCGATACTTGCACCTCACCGGTTCCCGTCATTCCTATCTGTCCCTGAGCACAACCTGCGCATGCTGGATGCGATACTATAGCGCCTGCCTCAAAAAGTGCCCTGAACTTGCTTGAAAGCAGAAGTTCTCCTGTTACACGCCTCGTCGCAGGAACCACCTTCATCGTTATCCCCTCAGCTATTCCTTCAGTGCTTATGATGTCCGCCGCAGCGGAAATGTCCTCGAACCTACCGTTAGTGCAGCTTCCAATGAAAACAGTGTCTATCTTGGTCCCTGCCAGTTCTTTCACAGTGTGAACATTATCAGGAGAATAGGGAGCCGCTATAAGAGGTTCAAGCTCAGTTATATTAAGCGTTATTTCGTCTTCGTATTTGGCATCGAGGTCTGCATGTATAGGCTCGAATTCCCATCTCGGCGGAGAAAGCTTGGAAAGCTCGTCGAGAAGGGCTTTGGTGGGGGGTATTATGATGGATATAAGCGCCATCTCTGTAGCCATAGATGCTACCGTTATTCTTCCTGCGAGCGAGAGGGAATCTATATAATCCCCGTAAAGTTCGGCCACTCTTCCGAGAAGACCGTGTGAGCCAAATTTTTTAAGCATAAATAGCACGAAGTCTTTTGGGGTTACGAGTTCGTTTTTCGGAAAGCCTTCAACATTAATTCTTACCGTTGGCGGCACCTCGAACCACACTTTCCCTGTCGCGAACGCGAATGCGATATCTCTGTCGCCCATTCCCTGTCCGAACGCGCCTATAGCACCCATTATGTTGTAATGGCTGTCGGTCCCTACGACTGTCATCCCCGGTCTCACCCAGCCCTCCTCAATAAGCACATGGCTGCCTATTCCGTGTCCGGCATCGTAAAGCGGTATTCCAAATTTTCTCGCGAACTGTCTTACTTTTTGCTGATTTTCTGCGTATTGAATGTTATTCGCCGGCGAAACGGTATCGAATGTAAAAACAGTCCGCTCCGGGTCGATAACCGGGGTGTTGGGGAAATATTTTTCGAGATTTTTTACGACATTAGGACCGCCGAAATCGCGCGCGCTGCGGACATCTACGAAAATCCATACCACATCACCCGGGGATACTGAGGTTTTGCCGCTTTTTGCTGCGAAAATCTTCTCGATGATAGTCTGCCCCACCTTTGCCTCCTTTTTTGTGAAATATAAGTTTAATTGAAAGGCAGGAAAAACATTTTGTTAAACCAACCGCTCATCTCACCAAAACCACCTTCCCGACTATTTTCCCGCTTCCAGCCCTAAGCAGGTAAACGCCGTTAGGTAGCCCCTCGGGCAGGGGAAGGATTATTTTGTCGCCATCTTTTGGCTCGACTTGCCAGCGGTGGACGGTGCGGCCAGTGAGGTCGAGGAGGGAGAAGGATTTGTAAGTTGCTTTAACGGGGCAAAAAAGCAGAATAGCATCATTTAGAAGCGAAACATAGGATTTAATATTATTTTCAGACTCTAAGCTCACCACTTTTGATAAGTTGAGATCAATAGGACTTATGGAAAGAGACGGAAGTCTGCAAATTGTGTCAATAGTATATATGTGATGATGATTAACTAAATCATACAATATCGTGCGATCTGCTATCATATATGGATGGGCAGTTGCCCAGTATGATAAACTCAAAACTGCATATTTACCGTCCTGAGTTACGGCCATGTTTGATATGCCAAGAAATGAGCCCTGATAAATTTCTTCGGAGTCAACAGTGTCTATGTAGGTTCTGTCGAATATATTGTACATAAAAATACCTATCTTATCCGATGCGTCGGAATACAGAAAAGGAATGTAAACAATAGAATCATTATTAGAAAAAGCTATTATGTTAGGAAATAAATCCCCTGCTAATAGTGGCATAGAGCCTATCATATCGGTAAATGACACAGTGTCTGAAGGATGATATAAGTTTATTATATCTATTTTATAGCGCCAT
Proteins encoded in this window:
- a CDS encoding 3-isopropylmalate dehydratase large subunit, which encodes MGQTIIEKIFAAKSGKTSVSPGDVVWIFVDVRSARDFGGPNVVKNLEKYFPNTPVIDPERTVFTFDTVSPANNIQYAENQQKVRQFARKFGIPLYDAGHGIGSHVLIEEGWVRPGMTVVGTDSHYNIMGAIGAFGQGMGDRDIAFAFATGKVWFEVPPTVRINVEGFPKNELVTPKDFVLFMLKKFGSHGLLGRVAELYGDYIDSLSLAGRITVASMATEMALISIIIPPTKALLDELSKLSPPRWEFEPIHADLDAKYEDEITLNITELEPLIAAPYSPDNVHTVKELAGTKIDTVFIGSCTNGRFEDISAAADIISTEGIAEGITMKVVPATRRVTGELLLSSKFRALFEAGAIVSHPACAGCAQGQIGMTGTGEVQVSTGNRNFRGKQGAGQTYLASPVTAALAAAKGKLWLP